In Schizosaccharomyces osmophilus chromosome 2, complete sequence, the following proteins share a genomic window:
- the mug105 gene encoding K48-linkage specific deubiquitinase: MGYSLCDIQQQFTSINIPDVFLASGDVYYFSTIKHTDYGWGCGWRNIQMLFSWLQTSYNDWFESHHYKYDLPDLREHLLNAWKQGIDVDGYQQVGSQLEGAWIGATEAYTLMTGLMLNVGLVDFDFLNRSSAVEGLFLFFKDHFNDSLQDKRHISPCYLQFQGHSVTVVGYCDSLKSLIIFDPDAHQSNKKNPSGFQQDIIKRMLVNKRFFRDRQYQVLYVKEDLFLENIQERKQIRSARISDY; the protein is encoded by the coding sequence ATGGGCTATTCTTTATGTGATATTCAACAACAATTCACGAGCATAAATATTCCAGATGTTTTCCTGGCTTCCGGTGAtgtatattatttttctacAATAAAACATACTGACTATGGTTGGGGATGTGGTTGGCGAAATATCCaaatgttgttttcttggttACAAACCTCATATAATGATTGGTTTGAAAGCCATCATTATAAATATGATCTCCCGGATTTGAGAGAGCACCTACTAAATGCTTGGAAACAGGGAATTGATGTTGATGGATATCAGCAAGTTGGGTCTCAGTTGGAAGGAGCTTGGATTGGCGCCACTGAAGCTTACACACTGATGACGGGTCTTATGCTGAATGTTGGACTCGTAGACTTTGACTTTCTTAATCGATCCTCAGCCGTGGAGGGActtttcttattctttAAAGACCATTTTAATGATTCTTTACAAGATAAACGCCATATATCGCCATGCTATCTCCAATTTCAGGGCCACTCTGTCACGGTCGTTGGCTATTGCGATTCACTAAAGAGTTTGATTATCTTTGATCCCGATGCTCATCAgtccaacaaaaaaaatccttctGGATTCCAACAAGATATCATAAAACGAATGTTGGTGAATAAAAGGTTTTTTCGTGATCGTCAGTATCAAGTCCTTTACGTGAAGGAAGacttgtttttggaaaatattCAAGAACGAAAGCAAATTCGATCGGCAAGGATTTCCGACTACTAA
- the jmj1 gene encoding 2-oxoglutarate- and Fe(II)-dependent oxygenase Jmj1 — MHKLSSVDYLEDCTYSRFLENYLKPCIPVLIGKKLTENWESRKTWVRRFEENDELSNVCKERQVPKGLEFLQSKAASQSDLLSDNLWDDLIEASKQYYDNEEEAFKDLLLSPNYEYLKQVYGNVEVPLAYCSQKDKYGSQKRENVQLGTALQKLEKEDEMLRSMCLLESNGFCNLIRMYPKDMHLFRNSPVTIPYETPDLFVDDWLNAYTMNQENDDFRFSYIGSHLSTTPLHKDVYESHSVSVNLCGVKCWIFIPPSEAEFLQKQFEDEGLPSWISQKCLFEEENFRKIQGNVRILFQFPGQTVFVPSGWYHQVLNIGTTLSINHNWCNSSCILPMHFALQQQYEATSESLQDLLDDGIVSKERFSELVTEVVEANYGWSWERFWLMVSFQLQRRLAMDSSRAITLNSSTSIPPLPKCVPPWSWEKSILIQLVKKAECPNGETTQSIPANLLAVLEEIQ, encoded by the coding sequence ATGCACAAGTTGAGTTCTGTTGATTATCTTGAAGACTGTACATATTCGAGGTTTTTAGAGAATTACTTAAAACCGTGTATTCCTGTGTTAATTGGGAAAAAATTAACTGAAAATTGGGAATCTCGAAAAACGTGGGTTCGTCGGTTTGAAGAGAACGACGAGTTGAGTAACGTCTGTAAAGAGAGGCAGGTCCCAAAGGGGCTTGAGTTTCTCCAATCTAAAGCTGCTTCGCAGAGCGATCTTTTGTCAGATAATTTATGGGACGATTTGATCGAAGCTAGCAAACAGTATTATgacaatgaagaagaagcttttaAGGATTTGTTGCTTTCTCCGAATTATGAATACCTAAAGCAAGTGTACGGGAACGTCGAGGTACCCTTGGCGTATTGTTCCCAGAAAGACAAGTACGGAAGTCAAAAACGCGAAAATGTTCAACTTGGAACAGCGTTGCagaaacttgaaaaagaagacgAGATGTTGCGATCCATGTGCTTACTAGAATCCAATGGTTTTTGCAATTTAATACGAATGTATCCTAAAGATATGCATTTATTTCGGAATTCCCCTGTCACTATACCTTACGAAACGCCCGATTTGTTCGTGGATGATTGGCTCAATGCGTACACGATGAACCAAGAGAATGATGACTTTCGGTTTTCCTACATCGGGAGCCATTTATCGACGACACCATTGCATAAAGACGTGTATGAAAGCCATTCTGTGTCTGTTAATTTGTGTGGTGTGAAATGCTGGATTTTCATTCCCCCATCCGAAGCAGAGTTTCTCCAAAAACAGTTTGAGGATGAAGGCCTGCCGTCCTGGATTTCTCAAAAGTGTCTCTTTGAAGAGGAgaattttagaaaaataCAAGGGAATGTACGGATTTTGTTTCAGTTTCCGGGCCAAACGGTTTTTGTCCCTAGTGGATGGTACCATCAAGTGTTGAACATCGGTACAACTTTATCCATCAATCATAATTGGTGCAATTCTTCCTGTATTTTACCGATGCATTTCGCTCTCCAGCAACAGTACGAAGCAACGTCCGAGTCCCTCCAAGATTTGCTGGACGACGGCAtcgtttcaaaagaaagattctCAGAACTTGTAACAGAGGTCGTGGAAGCCAACTATGGATGGAGTTGGGAACGATTTTGGTTGATGGTTTCCTTTCAATTACAGCGAAGATTAGCTATGGACTCTTCTCGTGCAATCACCCTAAATTCCTCAACATCAATTCCTCCGCTTCCAAAATGCGTTCCTCCTTGGTCTTGGGAAAAAAGCATCTTGATACAATTGGTGAAAAAGGCTGAATGCCCCAATGGAGAAACAACTCAGTCAATTCCAGCCAACCTTCTTGCAGTTTTGGAAGAGATACAATAA
- the meu29 gene encoding calcium transport factor: protein MSLFSSFVFLLFLVFYSGDTLAYSHSLDRIQVLTFSTPNLEDSKSKSSNNPQLKCSGSACEDYETKIAICQHNQLNISPLDLKWSCSWPHMSDRVHVADYDVHCKVYYAHALEPIVQSCTLDYRLEYSTSGLLLHQPWKLFAWRPFSAGLILFCAGVYLMSACMRILGYLGAPRTRFHDSARWNEQKYLEQAIAAADDNFSGRGLFSNSIKQRVPMAILEDLA, encoded by the coding sequence ATGTCCCTCTTTTCATCgtttgtatttttattattcctAGTATTTTATAGTGGAGATACACTTGCATATTCTCATTCTTTAGATCGTATTCAGGTTTTAACGTTTTCGACGCCCAATCTTGAAGACTCAAAGTCGAAAAGCAGCAATAATCCACAGCTGAAATGCTCGGGATCGGCTTGTGAAGATTATGAAACCAAAATTGCCATTTGCCAGCATAACCAACTAAACATTTCTCCGTTGGATTTAAAATGGTCTTGCTCATGGCCTCACATGTCGGACCGTGTGCATGTCGCCGATTATGATGTACACTGTAAAGTCTACTATGCTCATGCATTAGAACCAATCGTTCAGAGCTGTACCCTGGACTATCGCTTAGAGTATTCAACCTCTGGATTGCTACTTCATCAACCATGGAAACTCTTTGCCTGGAGACCCTTTTCAGCAGGATTGATCCTCTTTTGTGCAGGCGTGTATTTAATGAGTGCTTGTATGCGCATCCTTGGTTATTTGGGTGCTCCAAGAACTCGTTTTCATGACTCTGCTCGGTGGAACGAACAAAAATACCTGGAACAAGCAATTGCTGCTGCAGACGATAACTTTTCTGGTCGCGGCTTATTCAGTAACAGCATAAAGCAAAGGGTTCCTATGGCAATTCTTGAAGACCTTGCATAA
- the emc1 gene encoding ER membrane protein complex subunit Emc1 has translation MTRPYWPLYFVLFSIFLPCYLAVLRDEAGVHDYRISLLGRLKDVKLDEDSDSFLVLSERGLLSRIDANKGDIIWRQAVDEQTESVVHKSKGRYALTIGNEDLFVWNKDTGVLETKLDISTAKGGSLYETNEGYVYLVPGSSTLEKVLFQENNATVVEVSFDFPLMAMLIYSEKNYVLTKDQSGHKVVQLNEDWQPVEEKIISVPAKSEILDAKDDLVLFSYQNAVHAIRLSHPERYHLLFTDYSLINWERISQDVPGYSFTIGSDSSFVTCVFTFQGEEFALVDEFLDESGVSVSHGFHVDDGRFLRTTASSQTIVFDSQQILEIQNSFSRPVHLFKLLQSQANIYLIVVLEDGTIFCYSNNVLLWKREEALAYAADAISLPVILESSDSTPEDQEKESVIPFLHYLKNFKQLFNIRQLLPRHHSLDAAFMTNFLIPTYTGSLYCLSSDVSRKDRIVWKKDYSQEAKDVKSWLLKPASNHQEASLIALVYIFDDGYTFRILRSNDASVVYEKTETGVPDEFFFLDNSKEHYKNLIFALHGDTVSPLGDEMAFDHFLQMKSSVMFTRVKDNSLQGFRILEDYKITVEWEFSFKDDETLLNTVQRNPHETLASIGRVLADRKVMYKYLNPNLMAVLTCKRDMLIVYIIDTFSGAILHRNEHSEVFDFENVSAVLSENWLVYSYWNAVPSISTKIVAVELFEGGQPNVKHNIDVVESGNNNYIPSAFTKSFNIDRLINAMAVTTTNQGITSRDILVSLSSNQLGMIPQSIMSPLRPIHKPNEKPQPSSFVPYEPVMTIFDDRILSYDQRLYGIKKMISEPSTFESTTLVLALGLDIFFTRTAPSMPFDMLSSYFDKKQLVLTALGILFTVLITRPMVKRKQLNAKWYN, from the coding sequence ATGACTCGGCCTTACTGGCCTTTGtattttgttcttttctcaatttttcttccttgctACCTTGCAGTCCTCAGAGATGAAGCAGGTGTCCATGATTATCgtatttctcttttagGCCGTTTAAAGGATGTTAAGCTTGACGAGGATAGTGATTCCTTTCTAGTATTAAGTGAACGTGGATTATTGTCACGCATTGATGCCAACAAAGGTGATATTATCTGGCGCCAAGCCGTTGACGAGCAAACAGAATCGGTTGTCCACAAGTCAAAAGGCCGTTATGCCCTTACCATTGGAAATGAAGACTTATTTGTGTGGAATAAAGACACTGGAGTACTGGAAACTAAGTTGGACATTTCCACTGCTAAAGGTGGTAGTCTATATGAAACGAATGAAGGTTATGTTTACCTCGTTCCTGGATCATCTACTCTCGAAAAGGTActatttcaagaaaataatGCTACAGTAGTTGAGGTTTCCTTTGATTTTCCTCTTATGGCAATGCTCATATATTCcgaaaaaaattatgtCTTGACCAAAGACCAGTCCGGTCACAAGGTGGTTCAATTAAACGAAGATTGGCAGCCTGtagaagagaaaattaTTTCTGTTCCAGCTAAATCCGAAATTTTAGACGCAAAAGACGATCTCGTTTTGTTTAGTTACCAGAACGCCGTACATGCAATTCGTCTGTCCCATCCCGAGCGGTACCATTTATTATTCACAGATTATTCCCTGATAAACTGGGAACGCATTTCGCAAGACGTTCCTGGATACTCATTTACCATCGGTTccgattcttcttttgttacATGTGTCTTCACCTTTCAAGGGGAAGAATTTGCTTTGGTAGATGaatttttggatgaaaGCGGAGTTTCCGTTTCTCACGGTTTCCATGTTGATGATGGTCGTTTTCTGCGCACAACGGCTTCTTCCCAAACGATAGTTTTTGACTCCCAGCAAATtcttgaaattcaaaattcattttctcgCCCTGTACACTTGTTTAAGTTGCTTCAGTCTCAAGCAAATATTTACCTCATTGTCGTGTTAGAGGATGGGACAATCTTTTGTTATTCTAACAACGTTCTTTTGTGGAAACGTGAGGAAGCATTAGCTTACGCTGCCGATGCTATATCCTTGCCTGTCATCCTTGAGTCTTCGGATTCTACTCCAGAAGACCAAGAAAAGGAGAGTGTAATACCCTTCTTGCACTATCTGAAAAACTTTAAGCAACTGTTTAATATTCGGCAGTTGCTTCCTCGACATCACTCTTTAGACGCTGCTTTTATGACGAACTTTCTAATACCCACATATACCGGTAGTTTGTACTGTCTTTCTTCAGATGTCAGCAGGAAGGACCGCATAGTATGGAAAAAGGATTACTCTCAAGAAGCTAAAGATGTAAAATCTTGGTTGCTGAAGCCTGCATCCAATCACCAAGAGGCCTCCCTAATCGCATTGGTCTATATATTTGATGATGGCTATACTTTCAGAATCCTAAGGTCAAACGATGCCTCGGTCGTATACGAGAAAACCGAGACTGGAGTTCCAgatgaatttttcttccttgatAATTCAAAGGAGCATTACAAAAATTTAATATTTGCTCTGCATGGAGACACTGTTTCTCCTCTAGGAGACGAAATGGCCTTTGAccatttccttcaaatgAAATCTTCTGTTATGTTTACTAGAGTTAAGGATAACTCCTTGCAAGGATTCCGCATTCTTGAGGATTATAAAATCACTGTAGAATGggaattttcttttaaggATGATGAAACGTTGCTTAACACAGTTCAGCGAAATCCACATGAGACTCTTGCTTCCATCGGGCGTGTTTTGGCAGATCGAAAAGTTATGTATAAATATTTGAACCCAAATTTGATGGCAGTCTTGACATGTAAACGGGATATGCTAATCGTCTATATTATTGATACATTCAGTGGGGCTATCCTTCATCGTAACGAACATTCCGAGGTATtcgattttgaaaatgtaaGTGCAGTACTTTCCGAAAACTGGCTTGTATATTCTTACTGGAATGCGGTTCCTTCTATATCTACCAAAATTGTGGCAGTGGAACTGTTTGAGGGAGGTCAGCCAAACGTTAAGCACAATATCGACGTTGTTGAGAGTGGAAACAATAATTATATTCCTTCCGCTTTCACAAAGTCCTTCAATATTGATCGTTTGATAAATGCAATGGCAGTGACGACGACAAATCAAGGTATAACCTCTAGAGATATTTTGGTGTCTTTATCTTCGAATCAACTAGGAATGATTCCTCAGAGTATTATGTCTCCACTGAGACCGATTCATAAGCCAAACGAAAAGCCACAACCATCTTCTTTCGTACCATATGAACCAGTAATGACAATCTTTGACGATCGGATTCTCTCGTATGACCAACGACTATATGgtatcaaaaaaatgatttcTGAGCCTTCTACTTTTGAAAGCACAACTCTTGTTTTAGCTTTGGGATTAGACATATTTTTTACGAGAACAGCACCAAGTATGCCATTCGACATGCTCAGTTCTTATTTTGATAAGAAACAATTGGTACTGACCGCTCTCggaattttgtttaccgTTCTAATAACTAGACCTATGGTCAAGAGAAAGCAGTTAAATGCGAAATGGTATAATTAA
- the sqt1 gene encoding ribosome assembly protein Sqt1 — protein MAEEENQDVFLQENEVEEVVNQDENEMEQDFEENEELDQDQGAGGYHSVMDHSVQGFFEHKDSVFCVSMNPVKTNICASGGGDDLAYIWDITNGEQVCQLTGHKDSVVSVGWSFDGNYVATGGMDNQIRVWKSESGVEFITATETTDEVVWLSWHPKGLFLAAGCNDGSVWMLSMPSGKVVQVFYGHTAPTNAGKFIPPGVGKRLATVDDMGTLIVWNPATGDSECRMTGDDHRFDPGNEETSAGWTSFDSNGDGNVLFLGGSSGKVKVVNINNNYILASLETQRESVEAITLCPVLPICACASVDGTVALYDSSSLKFRRSLYHGQPVIDCVFLPKSPYLLTACADCTIRKWDVRSGQLLGEYTGHQEPILCMSITADGKRVISGSDDTELLVFDCEN, from the coding sequence atggcggaagaagaaaatcaagatGTCTTTCtacaagaaaatgaagtaGAAGAAGTTGTAAACCAAGATGAGAATGAAATGGAACAAGATTTCgaggaaaatgaagaattggatCAAGATCAAGGTGCTGGTGGTTATCACTCAGTAATGGATCATTCCGTTCAAGGATTCTTTGAACATAAAGATTCAGTATTCTGTGTTTCTATGAATCCCGTGAAAACCAATATCTGTGCCTCTGGTGGCGGTGATGATTTGGCATACATTTGGGACATCACCAACGGCGAGCAAGTTTGCCAGTTGACAGGCCATAAGGATTCTGTAGTTTCTGTGGGTTGGAGTTTTGATGGTAATTACGTTGCTACCGGCGGTATGGATAATCAAATTCGAGTATGGAAAAGTGAGTCAGGCGTTGAATTCATCACCGCTACTGAAACGACTGATGAAGTAGTTTGGTTAAGTTGGCATCCTAAAGGCTTGTTCCTCGCTGCTGGATGCAACGACGGTAGCGTCTGGATGTTGAGTATGCCTTCTGGTAAGGTTGTCCAAGTTTTCTATGGCCATACTGCTCCCACAAATGCTGGCAAATTTATCCCTCCTGGTGTTGGCAAGCGTTTGGCTACAGTTGATGACATGGGTACTTTAATCGTTTGGAATCCAGCTACTGGTGACTCCGAATGCCGAATGACAGGTGATGACCACCGATTTGATCCCGGCAACGAAGAAACCTCTGCAGGATGGACAAGCTTCGATAGTAACGGTGATGGTAATGTTTTATTCCTCGGCGGCTCTTCCGGTAAAGTTAAAGTCGTAAATATTAACAATAATTACATCTTGGCTTCGTTAGAAACACAGCGTGAAAGTGTAGAGGCTATTACTTTATGCCCTGTTTTACCTATATGTGCTTGTGCTAGCGTTGACGGTACAGTTGCTCTCTACGATTCTTCATCACTGAAATTTAGACGAAGTCTATATCATGGCCAACCTGTTATTGATTGCGTTTTCCTTCCAAAATCTCCGTATTTGCTTACTGCCTGTGCTGACTGTACCATTCGTAAATGGGATGTCCGTTCTGGTCAACTTTTAGGCGAATACACTGGGCATCAGGAACCTATACTCTGTATGTCAATCACTGCGGACGGGAAAAGGGTTATTAGTGGCTCTGACGATACAGAACTATTAGTATTTGACTGTGAAAACTAG
- the pcf3 gene encoding histone H3-H4 chaperone, CAF assembly factor (CAF-1) complex subunit C, Pcf3: MQTESDTTHLGGVSFLESQVDEKYFHWKKNSRFLYDLLVTRRLLWPSLSIEWLSVVEKSNEKPIDKYRLLLGTHAAEGFPNYLQLADIDLPDAEQTSLDPVKYYNEDLGELGGYSPQHPCRFQLIQRVMHNGDINRARHMPQNPNIIATFSSCGEVYVFDRTKYTSVPAEEFFPNVHLQGHEAEGFGLSWNRQRNGKLLTAANDSKILEWDLQAFSQSSNVLFPVSSYHNNSIALNDAEYNPFHENLYIAASDDGSVLVCDNRTPSIVFQSAQVPSSVYSVRHNPHIASLFALGTESTLQLRDYRKLNVPLMDTESMFAKKAAPSQVTAIGATSMSWSWSSPSVLVSACENLCYLWNFESENPLTFVHGGHRGLVNEVDFSPFDPKCVASVADDNELHIWKPSVPI, translated from the coding sequence ATGCAAACCGAGTCAGATACAACTCATTTAGGAGGAGTTTCATTCTTGGAAAGCCAAGTTGATGAAAAGTACTTtcattggaagaaaaattcgCGATTTCTGTATGATCTCCTGGTCACGAGAAGGCTATTATGGCCTTCTTTGAGCATTGAATGGCTTTCGGTGGTAGAGAAATCGAATGAGAAACCCATCGATAAATACCGTTTGCTGCTAGGTACACATGCGGCAGAAGGATTTCCAAATTACTTGCAGTTGGCAGACATTGATTTACCAGACGCAGAACAGACGAGTTTGGATCCTGTAAAATACTACAATGAAGATCTGGGAGAACTAGGCGGATACAGCCCGCAACACCCATGTCGGTTTCAATTAATACAAAGGGTTATGCACAATGGTGATATCAACCGAGCAAGGCACATGCCGCAGAACCCCAATATCATTGCAACTTTCAGCTCGTGTGGTGAGGTATATGTGTTTGATCGTACAAAATACACATCCGTTCCAGCTGAGGAGTTTTTTCCAAACGTTCACTTGCAGGGGCATGAAGCAGAGGGATTCGGCTTATCCTGGAATCGCCAGCGCAATGGTAAGCTGTTAACGGCTGCAAATGATTCCAAAATTCTAGAGTGGGATTTGCAAGCGTTTTCCCAAAGTTCCAATGTATTATTCCCTGTATCCTCTTATCATAACAATTCTATCGCTTTGAATGATGCAGAATACAATCCCTTTCATGAGAACCTTTACATTGCCGCGAGTGACGATGGAAGTGTTCTTGTATGTGATAATCGAACTCCCtcaattgtttttcaatcgGCTCAAGTACCATCCTCGGTTTATTCCGTTCGACATAATCCGCACATAGCATCACTCTTTGCACTTGGTACGGAGAGTACCTTGCAGTTGCGCGATTACAGAAAACTTAACGTTCCTTTAATGGACACCGAGTCCATGTTTGCGAAAAAAGCTGCTCCTTCGCAAGTAACTGCAATTGGCGCTACTAGTATGTCATGGAGCTGGTCGTCTCCTAGCGTCTTGGTGAGCGCATGTGAGAACCTTTGTTATCTATGGAATTTCGAATCCGAGAATCCATTGACGTTTGTTCATGGAGGACATCGGGGCCTTGTTAATGAGGTGGATTTTAGTCCCTTTGATCCTAAATGTGTTGCCTCTGTCGCCGATGATAATGAGCTACATATTTGGAAACCCAGCGTTCCAATTTAA
- the atg101 gene encoding autophagy associated HORMA domain protein Atg101, giving the protein MANSFTLDLTVGHKYAAEAVKGVLGTILFHRQFHTVISKTVDILEVTVPTLGNTQLDETLTSKAAEFVDGLPNQHGASSQMMVLLYERLPKKSWFGTGTVNPWEQWLVNVVITESKDSYHASSTSLECALEQIVQAVNLRSLSYLPPVAADSGNYPYDIVIPTSTEGWGSLLKRMIVENISGGD; this is encoded by the exons ATGGCCAACTCTTTTACACTAGATTTGACAGTAGGTCATAAATACGCCGCAGAAGCTGTCAAAG GAGTTTTAGGTActattcttttccatagACAATTTCATACAgttatttcaaaaactgtAGACATCCTAGAAGTTACAGTCCCTACTTTAGGAAATACCCAGTTGGACGAGACTCTTACCAGCAAGGCTGCAGAATTTGTGGACGGACTTCCAAATCAGCATGGAGCCTCTTCACAGATGATGGTTCTTCTTTATGAAAGGTTACCGAAGAAGTCGTGGTTTGGAACGGGCACAGTAAATCCATGGGAGCAATGGCTCGTCAATGTTGTCATTACCGAATCGAAAGACTCTTATCATGCATCCTCTACATCTTTAGAATGTGCACTTGAACAAATTGTTCAGGCTGTCAATTTACGCAGTCTTTCGTACCTTCCTCCAGTCGCTGCAGACTCTGGAAACTATCCATACGATATTGTCATCCCAACATCCACTGAAGGATGGGGATCTCTATTGAAACGAATGATTGTTGAAAATATCAGTGGAGGTGACTAA
- the atp19 gene encoding F1-FO ATP synthase subunit K, producing MSVYTIAGRQFQSHQLSLAVLGSVFVGPWVYSKIFKRQKTLKEGEMPPLNPSNKEEEAFILKYIKDHK from the exons ATGTCTGTCTATACTATCGCCGGTCGTCAATTCCAAAGCCACCAG CTTAGTCTTGCTGTCTTGGGATCTGTCTTTGTGGGACCCTGGGTTTATAGCAAGATCTTTAAGAGACAAAAGACTTTAAAGGAAGGTGAAATGCCTCCGTTGAATCCCTCCaacaaggaagaagaagcttttatttt GAAATACATCAAAGATCACAAGTAA
- a CDS encoding UPF0047 family, protein MTKMDIVQRSITLNRRTKGFYIVTSELTSKLPEIKNFSMGTLNLFIQHTSAALTINENWDSDTRDDLRDIMDKVVPESSSYRHNAEGLDDMPAHAKSSLIGPSLTIPISNGQLNLGTWQDVQLAEFRRSPHSRTIVCTVQGLRS, encoded by the exons ATGACTAAAATGGATATTGTTCAGCGCTCTATTACCCTAAAC AGACGTACAAAGGGCTTTTACATAGTCACGAGTGAACTCACCAGCAAGTTGCCCGAGATCAAGAATTTCTCTATGGGAACTTTAAACTTGTTTATTCAACATACATCCGCTGCCCTTACTATCAATGAAAATTGGGACTCAGATACTCGTGATGATTTGAGAGACATCATGGACAAGGTTGTTCCTGAATCCTCTAGCTACCGTCACAATGCTGAGGGTTTAGATGACATGCCTGCCCATGCCAAGTCTAGTTTGATCGGACCTAGCCTTACCATCCCTATCTCAAATGGACAGCTAAACTTGGGCACTTGGCAAGATGTCCAACTTGCGGAATTTCGCAGATCTCCTCACTCTCGTACAATCGTTTGTACGGTTCAAGGCTTAAGATCATAA
- the mde5 gene encoding alpha-amylase-like protein Mde5, translating into MKHHKMLLKTFKVLSLLLGVIPIEALDKHGWRKQSIYSLLTDRFATTESVNCNPEDRAYCGGNWKGIINKLDYIQNMGFTAIWISPVIKNIEGATKYGEAYHGYWPQDLLSLNPHFGTEEDLIDLSDALHERGMYLMVDTVVNHMAAPDTRNIDFSIYSPFNKEEHYHPMCPIIQSDPLSLEQCWIGTEDVTLPDVDTENPFIIETLYNFIHDHVKKFKIDGLRIDAAKHVRQTFWPGFCEAAGVYCQGEEWTGEAAAFCEWQGFMDGLHNFPVQGVASEAVIPVNDRALRKTAIAMNLVAHHCIDSTLLGLFLESQDAPRLAALNNDFNVLKNAMTLNLMSDGIPIVFYGQEQMLDGSHDPINRPAMWITGYHTEGPLYKYTAKVNQIRRDLINSQDGEEWIRTRTHAIPVGDNVMLMYKGPVITFITNYGSVNKEYIIKMPASEPMVDLLTCTLIEVENEILKTTIHLGEPKILYPYKLTMRDGFCADKLSLQDEIPGVFMGHNEINGPDKK; encoded by the coding sequence ATGAAGCACCATAAAATGTTGCTAAAGACTTTCAAAGTGCTTTCATTGCTTTTAGGGGTAATCCCCATCGAAGCTTTAGACAAACACGGATGGAGAAAGCAGTCAATTTACTCATTGCTAACAGACAGGTTTGCTACCACCGAGTCTGTGAATTGCAATCCTGAGGATCGTGCCTACTGTGGTGGAAATTGGAAGGGAATCATCAATAAGCTGGATTACATTCAGAATATGGGATTTACAGCCATTTGGATTTCCCCGGTTATTAAGAATATTGAAGGCGCAACCAAATATGGTGAGGCTTATCACGGATATTGGCCGCAGGAtctcctttctttgaatcCTCACTTTGGCACTGAAGAGGATTTGATCGATTTATCAGATGCTTTGCATGAACGAGGAATGTATTTGATGGTAGATACAGTGGTAAACCATATGGCCGCTCCGGATACACGAAATATCGATTTCTCAATATATAGTCCTTTCAATAAAGAAGAGCACTATCATCCTATGTGTCCAATTATCCAAAGTGATCCTTTATCTTTGGAACAATGCTGGATTGGCACAGAAGATGTGACCTTACCTGACGTGGATACGGAGAATCCCTTCATTATTGAAACCTTGTACAACTTCATTCACGATCATGTCAAAAAGTTCAAAATCGATGGATTGCGTATCGATGCTGCAAAGCACGTTCGTCAAACATTTTGGCCCGGCTTTTGCGAAGCAGCAGGCGTGTATTGCCAAGGAGAAGAGTGGACTGGGGAAGCAGCCGCTTTTTGTGAATGGCAAGGTTTTATGGACGGTCTGCACAACTTTCCTGTACAAGGTGTCGCTTCAGAAGCTGTAATTCCAGTCAATGATAGAGCTCTAAGAAAAACGGCAATAGCGATGAATCTGGTTGCGCACCATTGCATTGATAGCACTCTTTTAGGTCTTTTCCTGGAATCTCAAGATGCACCCAGACTGGCGGCTCTCAACAATGACTTTAATGTACTAAAAAATGCCATGACACTAAATCTCATGTCAGACGGCATTCCTATAGTTTTTTACGGACAAGAACAAATGCTGGATGGATCTCACGATCCCATCAATCGTCCAGCGATGTGGATTACTGGGTACCATACCGAAGGCCCTCTGTACAAGTACACAGCTAAAGTGAATCAAATTCGTAGGGATTTAATCAATTCTCAAGATGGCGAGGAATGGATTCGTACTCGTACACATGCTATTCCTGTGGGCGATAATGTGATGCTAATGTATAAAGGACCAGTCATTACCTTCATTACGAATTATGGATCTGTTAATAAGGAGTATATTATCAAAATGCCTGCATCCGAACCCATGGTTGATTTGCTGACATGTACTCTGATTGAAGTTGAGAATGAAATTCTCAAAACGACCATTCATTTGGGTGAACCCAAAATTTTGTATCCTTATAAATTAACCATGCGCGACGGCTTCTGTGCGGATAAACTGTCGTTACAAGACGAAATTCCAGGCGTTTTTATGGGCcataatgaaataaatgGGCCAGACAAAAAATAG